GCAGCGGCCACGGCGCTGTCCCTGAGTTCAGTCACGCGCCGGAGCATCTCTTGCCCTTTCTCCCCCTCCATGGCCTCCCGTATGAGCGACTCTACCTCGCCCCGCTGTACATCGTCACCGATCTCTTTTCCGATGCCCCACTCGGTGCACTTGTATCGGCAGTTGGTCTGCTGCTCGGCGAAGAAGGGCCAGCACAGCATGGGAACGCCGCCGCAAATACTCTCCAGCGTGGAGTTCCACCCGGAGTGCGTCAGGAACACCCCCACGGCATCATGCTCCAGCACAGCTGCCTGCGGGCACCACGTAGACAGCATGCTTCGTCCCTCTGTCGCAGCTGAGAACTCTGGCGGCAGCCCGGCGGAGTCGCCACTCTTGACGAGGTCCGGGCGTACGTTCCATAGGAAGTAGTAGCCGGTGTTGGCCAGCCCCCACGCGAACTCGACCAGCTGCTCGTTGGACATCACCGTGATGCTCCCGAAGTTGACATACACAACGGAGCGCGGCGCACGGCCGTTGAGCCACCGGAGCGGCGCCTCCTGCTCCTTCCACAGGTTGGACCCAATAGCAGCGACAGGACTGTTCGCCTGCACGTTGTTCCGCACCGTCAGCTGGAGCGGGCCCACGGTGTAGATGGGCGGCAGGAGCTTCGCCATGGCAGCGAGCAGCGTCGCGTCGAGCTCGTCGAAGGTGTTGATGACCACCGCCGACGCCTGCGACATGCCCTCCGTCTCGTGGATGAAGAAGTTGAGCATGACGTCGTTCGGATCCGTGGTGCGCACGAAGCTCGGGAAGTCCCGGAGCCGCAGGTCCTTGGGCGCGCCCGGGATCCAGTCGACGATGGTGTCTAGGTACCCGTCCGTGAGCTGCTCCTCGTTCTTGAGGGGGACCATACCACGCTCGACGAGGTGGCGGTAGTGGAAGTAGCCGATGAAGCCGCAGGCGCTGGCGGTCCAGAGTGTAGCGCAGCGGAGGCCGAGCTCTCGCGCGGCGCGGAGCGCGAAGGTCATGGTGCTGTCGCCGACGACGCATGTCACGGTGGGTTgtccctcggcctcagcctcggcgttAATCCTGGCGATGAGATCCTTAAACCGGGGCAGGCAGGTGGTCAAGGTGGAGTGGCAGAGCGCGGGGATGTCCTGGGTGGCGTCCGCTTCAAAGAGCGGGAGACCGTCGTCGATGGCGGTGAAGCGAAACCCATCCGTGCCGTCGAGCGCGTTGGGCCCTCGCGCACGCAGGTGGCGTCGATGATTGAACTCGTTGTTGACGAAGGTGACGTGGAAGCCGCGAGTATGGAGGAGCTTGGCAAACTGCAGCATCGGCGTGATGTGGCCCTGCGCCGGGTACGGGATCATCACAACGTGTGGGGGGCGTCTCTGCCCGTCCACCGGCGGCAGCGAACCCATGGTTATGACTGCTTTAGCTACTTCCTAGTGCTTATAGTGCCTACTTGCTACTGGTGGTGGCTAGGCTACCACTACTACTCATTTCAAGGCTCCAAGAAGCTCGCTACAAAAGCTGCTGAGCTGCCTTGCTAGAATTGGTGATTTGCTCCACTTGAGCTCTTGCCGCCACCGTTATATAAAGGGATTTTCATAAGCGTGCCCCTAGTCTGAACGCTTTGCTCACTTCTACCCCGTCCAAATTCTCTGCTCAATTTTCCCCTCCCCGTTCACTTGGTCCTCAGAATTCACATCACGGGAGTCTTTCCGTCcgttagtgtcggggaccataattaagggtaccctcaagactcctaaatctcagctggtaacccccatcagcacaaagctacaaaggcctgatgggtgcgactaagtcaagaatCGGTCCGTTCGagagacgcgatcacgcctcgcccgagcccagcctcgggcaagggcagccgaccccagaggatctacgtctcgcccgaggaccccctccagcaacggacacaccttcggctcgcccgaggcccagtcttcaccaagaagcaaccttggccaaatcgtcacgccaaccgaccaaatcgcaggggcatttaatgcaaaggtggcctgacacctttatcctgacgcgcgccctccagttgacagagccgaagtgaccgtagtcacttcgccgccccactgaccggcctgacaagaggacagcgccgcctgcgccgctctgactgttgtgccactcgacagagtgaggctgacagcagccaagtccggcctcaggcaccataggaaactccgcttcgcccgaccccagggctcggactcgggctcagccccggaagacgacgaactccgctccgcccgaccccagggctcggactcgggctcagccccggaagacgacgaactccgcttcgcccgaccccagggctcggactcgggctcagccccggaagacgacgaactccgcttcgcccgaccccagggctcggactgagccctggcctcagccgacggtctccgcgtcgcccgacccaggggctcggactcgacctcggccttggaagacagactcgacctcgacctcggaggagcctccacctcgcccaacccagggctcggaccgaccaagtcaacaggaggcgccatcattaccctgtcccaagctgactcaggctacggggaataagaccagcgtccctgaaagggaattaggcttacacctagttcctaaataattttggtggttgaattgcccaacacaaatattggactaactagtttgctctagtacataagctatacaggtgctaaaggctcacacttagccaataaaaagaccatgttttgggttcaacaaaagagcaaagggacaatcgaaggcacctctggtctggcgcaccggactgtccggtgtgccaccggacagtgtccggtgcaccaccggacatgtccggtgcaccagaggactccaactcaaactcatcaccttcgggaatttccagaggcgactccgctataattcaccggactggtgCTCCAAGGaatagcggcctcaggaactcgccagcttcgggaaactgcaacggtgtacaccggactgtccggtgtaactacggggcaacggctactcagcgccaacggtcacctgcaggcgcattaaatgcgcgcgctgcgcgcgcagaggtcaggcacgcccatgctggcgcaccggacactcaacagtacatgtccggtgcgccaccggacatcaaggcgggcccagaagacagagctccaacggtcagaacccaatggcattggtgacgtggctgtcgcaccggacatgtccggtgtgcaccggactgtccggtgcaccatcgacagacagccttcaccaacggtcaagtttggtggttggggctataaaaaccccaaccacccccacattcaagtcatccaagttttccagctagcattcattgcaaagtacatcaaaagagatcaaatcctctccaactccgcacaaagccttagtgactagtgagagtgatttttagtgttcatttgagctcttgcacttggatcgcttcttttctttggcattctttcttgtgatcatacactcacttgtaattgaggcaagagacaccaattgtgtggtggtccttgcgggaagtttgattcccaagtgatttgtgaagaaaagctcactcggtccaagggaccgtttgagagagggaagggttgaaagagacccggcctttgtggcctcctcaacggggagtaggtttgaaagaaccgaacctcggtaaaacaaatccgtgtgtctcacttcattattcgcttgcgatttgttttgcatcctctctcgcggactctattatatttctaacgctaacccagcttgtagttgtgattatttttgagaatttcagtttcgccctattcacccccctctaggcgactttcaattggtatcaaagcccggtgcttcattagagcctaaccgctcgaagtgatgtcgggagatcacaccaagagggagatggagaccggcgacaagcccactacaagccaagggagcagttcatcggaagagtcccgcaccaagaggaaggagaagaagaaggactcctccaaacggaaggagaaaagatcttcttcttctcaccacaaagagaagaaggaaaaatcttcttctcacaagtcgcatcggaaaggcgacaaacacaagaggatgaggaaggtggtctactacgagaccgacacgtcttcaacatcgacctccaactctgatgcgccgtccgtaacttctaagcgccaagagcgcaagaggtttagtaagatccccttacactatcctcgtacatctaaacatactccattactttccgttccattaggcaaaccgccaacctttaatggcgaagattatgctatgtggagtgatttaatgaaatttcatctaacctcactccacaaaagtatatggaatgttgttgagtttggagcacaggtaccatctataggggatgaagattatgacacggacgaagtagcccaaatcgagcacttcaactcccaagctacaaccatactcctcgcctctctaagcaaggaggaatacaacaaggtgcaagggttgaagaatgcaaaggaaatttgggacctactcaagaccgcgcacgaaggtgatgaactcaccaagatcacaaagcgggaaacgatcaagggggagcttggtcgttttcgtcttcgccaaggggaggagccacaagatatgtacaaccggctcaaaaccttggtgaaccaagtgcgcaacctcgggagcaagaaatgggacgaccacgaggtggttaagattattctaagatctcttattttccttaaccccactcaagttcaattaattcgtggtaatcctagatacacactaatgactcccgaggaagtaatcgggaattttgtgagctttgaatgtatgatcaagggctcaaagaagatcaacgagcttgatgaaccctccacgtccgaagcacaaccggtggcttttaaggcgacggaggagaagaaggaggagtctacaccgagtagacaaccaattgacgcctccaagctcgacaatgaggagatggctttaatcatcaaaagctttcgccaaatcctcaagcaacggaaggggaaggactacaaatcccgttccaagaaggtttgctacaagtgtggtaagcccggtcactttattgccaaatgtccattatcaagtgacagtgacagggacaacgacaaaaaGGGAAAGaggggagaaaagaagaagtactacaagaagaagggcggcgatgctcatgtttgccgggagtgggactccgacgagagctccaccgagtcctcctccgacgaggacgccgccaacatcgccgtcaccaagggactcctcttccccaacgtcggccacaagtgcctcatggcaaaggacggcaaaaagaagaaggttaaatctaaatcctccactaaatatgaatccgctAGTGATtaggagaataatttgcgtaccctttttgccgatcttaacatgcaacaaaaggaaaaattaaatgaattgattagtgctattcatgagaaggatgatctcttggactctcaagaggacttccttattaaggaaaacaaaaagcatgttaaggttaaaaatgcttatgctctagaggtagaaaaatgtgacaaattatctagtgagctaagcacatgccatgacactattgccaaccttagaaatgaaaatgctagattaattgctaaggttgattctcatgtttgtaatgtttcaacttccaatcctagagataataatgtcgatttacttgctaggattgatgagttgaatatttctcttgctagccttagagatgagaatgagaaattgcttgctaaggctaaagaattagatgtttgcaatgtcacaatttccgaccttagaactaagaatgatatgttgcatgctaaggttgtagaattaaaatcttgcaaaccctctacatctaccattgagcacacttctatttgtactagatgtagagatgttgatttcaatgctattcatgatcacatggctttaattaaacaacaaaatgatcatatagcaaaattagatgctaaaatttccgagcataacttagaaaatgaaaaatttaaatttgctagaagtatgctctataatgggagacgccctggcatcaaggatggcattggcttccaaaggggagacaatgttaaacttaatacccctcctaagaacttgtctaactttgttaagggcaaggctctcatgcctcaggataacgagggttacatttttgtaccctgtcggttatcccgagagcaaaattaggagaactcattctaggaagtctcactctggtcctaaccatgcttttatgtataagggtgagacatctagctctaggcaatcaacccgtgccaagttgcctagaaagaaaactcctattgcatcaaatgagcatgacattttatttaaaactcttgatgcatcttatgttttgactaacaaatccggcaaagtagttgccaagtttgttgggggcaaacacaagggctctaagacttgtgtttgggtacccaaagttcttgtttctaatgctaaaggacccaaaaccgtttgggtacctaaaaccaagaactaaaattattttgtaggtttatgcatccgagggctcaagttggatactcgacagcgggtgcacaaaccacatgacaggggagaagaagatgttctcctcatacgagaaaaaccaagatccccaacgagctatcacattcggggatggaaaccaaggtttggtcaaaggtttgggtaaaatagctatatctcatgaccattccatttccaatgtttttcttgtagattctttagattacaatttgctttctgtatcccaattatgtcaaatgggctacaactgtctctttactgatgaaggtgtcactgtctttagaagaagtgatgattcaatagcatttaagggtgtgttagagggtcagctatacttggtagattttgatagagctgaactcgacacatgcttaattgctaagactaacatgggttggctctggcatcgccgactagcccacgttggaatgaagaatcttcataagcttctgaagggagaacacattttgggactaacaaatgttcattttgagaaagacaggatttgtagcgcatgccaagcaggaaagcaagttgggactcatcatccacacaagaacatcatgactagtgacaggccactggagctcctacacatggacctattcggcccgatcgcttacataagcatcagcgggagtaagtattgtctagttattgtggatgattattctcgcttcacttgggtgttctttttgcaggaaaaatctcatacccaagagaccttaaagggattcttgagacgggctcaaaatgagttcggcttgaggatcaagaaagtaagaagcgacaacggaacagagttcaagaactcacaaatagaaagctttcttgaggaagagggcatcaagcatgagttctcttctccctacactccacaacaaaatggtgtagtggagaggaagaatcgaactctattggacatggcaagaaccatgcttgatgaatacaagacaccggatcggttttgggctgaggcggtcaac
This portion of the Zea mays cultivar B73 chromosome 2, Zm-B73-REFERENCE-NAM-5.0, whole genome shotgun sequence genome encodes:
- the LOC100382222 gene encoding 7-deoxyloganetin glucosyltransferase-like, producing MGSLPPVDGQRRPPHVVMIPYPAQGHITPMLQFAKLLHTRGFHVTFVNNEFNHRRHLRARGPNALDGTDGFRFTAIDDGLPLFEADATQDIPALCHSTLTTCLPRFKDLIARINAEAEAEGQPTVTCVVGDSTMTFALRAARELGLRCATLWTASACGFIGYFHYRHLVERGMVPLKNEEQLTDGYLDTIVDWIPGAPKDLRLRDFPSFVRTTDPNDVMLNFFIHETEGMSQASAVVINTFDELDATLLAAMAKLLPPIYTVGPLQLTVRNNVQANSPVAAIGSNLWKEQEAPLRWLNGRAPRSVVYVNFGSITVMSNEQLVEFAWGLANTGYYFLWNVRPDLVKSGDSAGLPPEFSAATEGRSMLSTWCPQAAVLEHDAVGVFLTHSGWNSTLESICGGVPMLCWPFFAEQQTNCRYKCTEWGIGKEIGDDVQRGEVESLIREAMEGEKGQEMLRRVTELRDSAVAAAGPDGRSMRNVDRLIEEVLLA